Proteins encoded together in one Prochlorococcus marinus str. MIT 9211 window:
- the bioK gene encoding pimeloyl-[acyl-carrier protein] methyl ester esterase — MKQIIAMHGWYSDSNSWKLWKDHFEKKRWNWQNGERGYGKIQPHDPEWEGEGQKDRHSKNVLICHSLGPHLISSKVLNVATDIVLLNSFSRFIPANKEGRALRVALVSMLKHMEEPSRETMLMSFLKKASSPYKFSDIPAGPMQTGMSSEGLKQLKSDLELLISTKQLPIGISKRARVLIINGDKDKIIHSSTKQELLISLNSHLNTPPTIWTIKGEGHFILQAGLREDVRKWLEVV, encoded by the coding sequence ATGAAACAAATAATCGCTATGCATGGTTGGTACAGCGATAGCAACAGTTGGAAGCTTTGGAAAGATCACTTCGAAAAAAAAAGATGGAATTGGCAAAATGGTGAAAGAGGTTATGGGAAGATTCAGCCCCACGATCCTGAATGGGAAGGTGAGGGTCAAAAGGATAGACATTCAAAGAACGTCTTAATATGTCATTCACTTGGGCCTCATCTGATATCAAGCAAAGTGCTTAATGTCGCAACAGACATTGTTTTACTAAACAGCTTTAGCCGGTTCATACCTGCCAACAAAGAAGGTAGGGCCTTGAGAGTAGCTCTAGTTAGCATGCTAAAGCATATGGAAGAACCCTCTAGAGAAACTATGCTTATGTCATTCCTCAAAAAGGCAAGTAGTCCTTACAAATTCAGCGACATACCTGCAGGTCCTATGCAAACAGGAATGTCCTCAGAAGGTCTTAAACAGCTTAAATCTGATTTAGAATTGCTAATTAGCACCAAACAGTTGCCAATTGGAATATCCAAAAGAGCAAGAGTTCTTATTATCAATGGTGATAAAGATAAAATCATCCATTCTTCTACAAAACAAGAACTCCTAATAAGCCTTAACAGTCATCTCAATACTCCTCCAACCATTTGGACAATTAAAGGAGAAGGTCATTTCATACTTCAAGCAGGATTAAGGGAAGACGTAAGAAAATGGCTTGAGGTAGTTTAA
- a CDS encoding methyltransferase, whose translation MTNKWQDNILKNFDSASTHYNEEAFIQNTYAKKLAKYCSQKLIPPGIWADLGAGTGLLADALEKLNPQQSVLRVDGSREMLKQHSLPKKTQLWDLNLGLPTNWSESPSLLASNFALHWLSKPELKVQEWFSAIAPGGWLAIALPVKGSFPEWHKAAALAKVRCTALSFPSHTSLTDGIPINSIHVNQLEKFTQTATGVSSLLKPLVKVGATSTPEKSLKLSHWRRLHKEWPLSLNSQNPQLTWLVQILLIQK comes from the coding sequence ATGACCAATAAATGGCAAGATAACATTCTAAAAAACTTTGATTCTGCCTCAACGCATTACAACGAAGAAGCTTTCATTCAAAATACCTACGCCAAGAAATTAGCAAAATATTGTTCTCAAAAGCTAATTCCCCCAGGTATATGGGCTGATCTAGGTGCAGGTACCGGCCTACTTGCAGATGCTTTAGAAAAGTTAAACCCACAGCAATCAGTTTTGAGAGTAGATGGATCTAGAGAAATGCTTAAGCAACACTCACTCCCCAAAAAAACTCAACTTTGGGATTTAAACTTAGGTTTACCTACTAATTGGTCAGAATCGCCTAGCTTGCTCGCATCTAATTTTGCACTCCATTGGTTAAGCAAGCCTGAATTAAAAGTTCAAGAATGGTTCTCTGCTATAGCACCTGGAGGTTGGCTCGCGATAGCACTTCCCGTAAAAGGAAGTTTTCCCGAATGGCATAAGGCAGCGGCTCTCGCGAAGGTAAGGTGTACTGCATTATCCTTCCCATCACATACTTCTCTTACAGATGGTATTCCAATTAACAGTATCCACGTAAATCAATTAGAAAAATTCACTCAAACAGCAACTGGAGTATCCTCATTATTAAAACCATTAGTCAAAGTAGGAGCAACATCAACTCCTGAAAAGTCTCTTAAGTTGAGTCATTGGCGTCGATTGCATAAAGAATGGCCCTTATCTCTAAACTCTCAAAATCCACAACTAACCTGGTTAGTACAGATTCTTTTAATCCAAAAATGA